A genomic region of Pseudomonas migulae contains the following coding sequences:
- a CDS encoding OsmC family protein, which yields MAITKKASAHWEGDLKTGIGSISTETGVLREAPYGFKARFEGGKGTNPEELIGAAHAGCFSMAFSMILGDAGLKADSIDTDAEVTLDQVDGGFAITAVKLILKAKIPGATQAQFEELSNKAKEGCPVSKVLNAKISLDATLVS from the coding sequence ATGGCTATTACCAAGAAAGCATCGGCGCATTGGGAAGGTGATCTGAAAACCGGCATCGGCTCGATTTCCACGGAGACCGGTGTTCTCAGAGAAGCGCCCTACGGTTTCAAGGCCCGTTTCGAAGGCGGTAAAGGTACCAATCCGGAGGAGCTGATCGGCGCGGCCCACGCGGGCTGTTTCTCCATGGCATTTTCGATGATTCTCGGCGATGCCGGTCTCAAGGCTGACAGCATCGATACCGATGCCGAGGTCACACTGGACCAGGTGGACGGCGGGTTCGCTATCACGGCGGTGAAACTGATCCTCAAGGCAAAAATCCCTGGCGCGACTCAGGCGCAGTTCGAGGAACTGAGCAATAAAGCCAAAGAAGGCTGCCCGGTGTCCAAAGTGCTGAATGCGAAGATCAGCCTGGATGCCACGCTGGTCAGCTAG
- a CDS encoding carbonic anhydrase, with protein sequence MSDKDKQPLAVSASAQPEAETADAALQHIVDGFLHFHHEVFPQQEELFKKLATAQSPRAMFIACADSRIVPELITQSAPGDLFVTRNVGNVVPPYGQMNGGVSTAIEYAVLALGVQHIIICGHSDCGAMRAVLNPQSLEKMPTVKAWLRHAEVAKTMVQENCHCADENESMHILTEENVIAQLQHLRTHPSVASRMANGQLFIHGWVYSIETSEIKAYDADQGCFLPLDGSHPIPVATPKARF encoded by the coding sequence ATGAGTGACAAGGATAAACAGCCGTTGGCTGTGTCGGCTTCAGCCCAACCGGAGGCGGAAACCGCCGATGCAGCGCTGCAGCATATTGTTGACGGCTTTTTGCATTTTCATCATGAGGTTTTTCCGCAGCAGGAAGAACTGTTCAAAAAACTCGCCACGGCCCAGAGCCCCAGAGCGATGTTCATTGCATGCGCCGATTCGCGCATCGTTCCTGAACTGATTACCCAAAGCGCCCCCGGCGACCTGTTCGTAACCCGTAACGTCGGTAACGTCGTGCCGCCTTATGGGCAAATGAACGGCGGTGTTTCCACCGCCATCGAATACGCCGTGCTCGCACTCGGCGTGCAGCACATCATCATCTGCGGGCATTCCGACTGCGGCGCCATGCGTGCGGTGCTCAACCCGCAGAGCCTGGAAAAAATGCCAACGGTCAAAGCCTGGTTGCGTCATGCCGAAGTGGCGAAAACCATGGTCCAGGAAAACTGCCACTGCGCCGATGAAAACGAAAGCATGCACATCCTCACCGAAGAGAATGTGATCGCCCAGTTGCAGCATTTGCGTACGCACCCGTCGGTGGCCTCGCGCATGGCCAACGGTCAGCTGTTTATCCATGGCTGGGTCTACAGCATCGAAACCAGCGAAATCAAAGCTTACGACGCGGATCAGGGTTGCTTCCTGCCTCTCGATGGCAGCCATCCAATTCCGGTGGCGACGCCCAAAGCGCGCTTCTAA
- the coxB gene encoding cytochrome c oxidase subunit II: MMRHPHVWMGLLLWSIFGQAQAAWTVNMAPGATEISHAVFDLHMTIFWICVVIGIIVFGAMFWSMILHRRSTGQVAAKFHESTTVEILWTIVPFLILVAMAVPATATLIKMYDASEPDIDIQVTGYQWKWHYKYLGQDVEFFSNLATPADQIHNKEAKGEHYLLEVDKPLVLPIGAKVRFLVTSADVIHSWWVPAFAVKRDAIPGFVNEAWTRIDKPGLYRGQCAELCGKDHGFMPIVVEVKEKADYEKWLGERKAEALQLKELTSKEWTLDELKERGDKVYHTTCVACHQAEGQGLPPMFPALKGSKIATGPKEGHLSIVFHGKPGTSMAAFGKQLSEVDIAAVVTYERNAWGNNKGDMVTPKEVLELKQAESK, from the coding sequence ATGATGCGACATCCACACGTCTGGATGGGCCTCCTGTTGTGGTCGATTTTCGGTCAGGCGCAAGCTGCCTGGACCGTGAATATGGCGCCGGGAGCGACTGAAATCAGTCACGCAGTATTTGACCTGCACATGACCATTTTCTGGATCTGTGTAGTGATCGGCATCATCGTCTTCGGCGCCATGTTCTGGTCGATGATCCTCCACCGTCGCTCGACCGGGCAGGTGGCCGCAAAATTTCATGAAAGCACCACCGTCGAAATCCTCTGGACCATCGTGCCCTTCCTGATCCTGGTGGCCATGGCGGTACCGGCGACGGCGACCCTGATCAAGATGTACGATGCCAGTGAGCCGGATATCGATATCCAGGTCACCGGCTATCAGTGGAAGTGGCATTACAAATACCTGGGCCAGGACGTCGAGTTCTTCAGCAACCTGGCCACGCCCGCCGACCAGATTCACAACAAGGAAGCCAAGGGCGAGCATTACCTGCTGGAGGTCGACAAGCCGCTGGTGCTGCCGATTGGCGCCAAAGTGCGCTTCCTGGTGACCTCCGCCGACGTTATCCACTCCTGGTGGGTGCCGGCCTTCGCGGTCAAGCGCGATGCGATTCCGGGGTTCGTCAATGAAGCCTGGACCCGTATCGACAAGCCCGGCCTCTACCGTGGCCAGTGCGCCGAGTTGTGCGGCAAGGACCACGGTTTCATGCCGATCGTGGTCGAGGTCAAGGAAAAGGCCGATTACGAAAAATGGCTGGGCGAGCGCAAGGCCGAGGCCCTGCAGCTTAAAGAACTGACCAGCAAGGAATGGACCCTCGACGAGCTCAAGGAGCGCGGCGACAAGGTCTATCACACCACTTGCGTGGCTTGTCACCAGGCCGAAGGCCAAGGCTTGCCGCCGATGTTCCCGGCACTCAAAGGCTCGAAAATCGCCACCGGACCGAAAGAAGGTCACCTGAGTATTGTCTTCCACGGCAAGCCCGGCACCTCTATGGCGGCGTTCGGCAAGCAGCTCTCGGAAGTCGATATCGCAGCGGTCGTGACCTACGAACGTAACGCCTGGGGCAACAACAAAGGCGACATGGTCACTCCTAAAGAAGTGCTGGAGCTGAAACAGGCGGAAAGCAAATGA
- a CDS encoding PA0069 family radical SAM protein encodes MNTPLPPRGRGTATNPHNRFAPNRSVAEDDGWYQEAPITQGTEVRIETAKTIITRNNSPDLPFDRSINPYRGCEHGCIYCYARPSHAYWDMSPGLDFETKLIAKTNAADVLEEQLSKRGYQCAPINLGSNTDPYQPIEREHKITRKTLEVLLRYRHPVTIITKGSLILRDLDLLAELAEQRLVAVMISLTTLDDELKRILEPRAAAPKARLRAIRVMREAGIPVGVLCSPMIPMINDSELESLLTEAQAAGAQSAAYMMLRLPLEVAPLFEEWLAAHYPQRATHVLSLIRQSRGGELYDSRFGSRMRGEGPFADLLAQRFAKTIKRLGLNRREGFNLDCDAFCPPGRQMSLI; translated from the coding sequence ATGAACACCCCCTTGCCGCCGCGCGGTCGCGGCACCGCCACCAATCCGCATAACCGCTTCGCGCCAAATCGTTCGGTGGCCGAGGACGACGGCTGGTACCAGGAAGCGCCGATCACCCAGGGCACCGAGGTGCGCATCGAAACCGCGAAAACCATCATTACCCGCAACAACTCGCCGGACCTGCCCTTCGATCGTTCGATCAATCCCTATCGCGGCTGCGAGCACGGCTGCATTTATTGCTATGCGCGGCCCAGCCACGCTTATTGGGACATGTCACCCGGGCTGGACTTCGAAACAAAACTGATCGCCAAGACCAACGCCGCCGATGTGCTCGAGGAACAGCTGTCCAAACGCGGTTATCAATGCGCGCCGATCAACCTGGGTTCCAACACCGATCCGTATCAACCCATCGAGCGCGAACACAAGATCACCCGCAAAACCCTGGAAGTGCTGCTGCGTTACCGCCATCCCGTGACCATCATTACCAAGGGCTCGCTGATTCTGCGCGACCTGGACCTGCTGGCCGAACTCGCCGAGCAACGTTTGGTGGCGGTGATGATCAGCCTCACCACCCTGGACGATGAACTCAAACGCATCCTCGAACCCCGCGCCGCTGCGCCCAAGGCCCGTCTGCGGGCGATCCGTGTGATGCGTGAAGCCGGGATTCCGGTGGGTGTGCTGTGTTCGCCGATGATTCCGATGATCAACGACAGCGAGCTCGAAAGCCTGCTGACCGAAGCGCAGGCGGCCGGTGCACAAAGTGCGGCCTACATGATGTTGCGCCTGCCACTGGAGGTGGCGCCGTTGTTCGAGGAATGGCTGGCGGCCCACTACCCTCAACGCGCCACCCATGTGTTGAGCCTGATTCGCCAGAGCCGCGGCGGTGAGCTCTACGACAGTCGGTTTGGCAGCCGGATGCGTGGCGAAGGTCCGTTTGCCGACCTGCTGGCGCAACGGTTTGCCAAAACCATCAAACGCCTGGGACTCAATCGACGGGAGGGTTTCAATCTGGATTGCGATGCCTTTTGTCCGCCGGGTCGCCAGATGTCGTTGATTTGA
- a CDS encoding phosphatase domain-containing protein, whose product MSSRLIPAICLSLVALFNLTLVHADETIEPRPAEWAQPVEAQYNLFQMSPTLYRSALPDRGVVPLLAKLKVVTVINFLPESDSSWLTTPGIEQVQLPYRTNHVDDADVLRSLRAIQSAEANGPVLMHCKHGSDRTGLMAAMYRVVVQGWSKEDALSEMTQGGFGDSTHFRDGVHYMMQADADKLRTALANGDCSTSPFAACSMKSWFKSAHVE is encoded by the coding sequence ATGTCCTCACGCCTTATCCCTGCGATATGTCTGTCGCTGGTTGCACTGTTCAACCTGACGCTCGTTCACGCTGACGAGACAATCGAGCCCCGTCCTGCGGAGTGGGCTCAACCGGTCGAGGCTCAGTACAACCTTTTCCAGATGTCCCCAACGCTCTATCGCAGCGCATTACCCGACCGTGGAGTCGTTCCCTTGCTGGCAAAACTCAAGGTCGTCACCGTGATCAACTTCCTCCCCGAGTCCGATTCAAGCTGGCTGACCACGCCAGGTATCGAGCAGGTTCAACTGCCTTACCGCACCAATCATGTGGATGATGCGGATGTGCTCAGGTCCCTTCGTGCCATCCAGAGCGCCGAGGCCAATGGCCCGGTGTTGATGCACTGCAAACACGGCTCGGACCGGACGGGCCTGATGGCCGCCATGTACCGGGTGGTCGTGCAGGGATGGAGCAAGGAGGATGCGCTGAGCGAGATGACTCAAGGCGGCTTCGGTGACAGCACCCACTTCAGGGACGGTGTTCATTACATGATGCAGGCCGATGCCGACAAACTGCGTACTGCGCTGGCCAACGGGGATTGCAGCACGAGTCCGTTTGCTGCCTGTTCGATGAAAAGCTGGTTCAAGTCTGCCCACGTCGAGTAA
- a CDS encoding SulP family inorganic anion transporter, translating into MRAAQLKAVLPRELLASVVVFLVALPLCMGIAIASGLPPAKGLITGIIGGLVVGWLAGSPLQVSGPAAGLAVLVFELVRQHGIDMLGPILLLAGFLQLVAGRLKLGCWFRVTAPAVVYGMLAGIGVLIVLSQIHVMLDAVPKPSGLDNLAAFPAAVAQALPSFGWQAGLLGLATIAVMYLWEKLRPHSLRFIPGALLGVGLATIASLMLALQVKRVEVPANLAEAIDWLKPADLLNLADPTLLIAAFAVAFIASAETLLSAAAVDRMHSGQRSDFDRELSAQGVGNMLCGLLGALPMTGVIVRSSANVQAGATTRMSAIFHGLWLLAFVLLLSSVLQSIPVASLAGVLVYTGFKLVDLKAFRGLGRYGRMPMFTYAATALAIIFTDLLTGVLIGFGLTLAKLAWKASRLKISLIDLPRDGEMELRLTGAATFLKVPALTQVLGTIPAGTTVHVPLNNLSYIDHSCLELLEEWGRANAAKGSTLLIEARGLKRRLEGRVRTTTGVGSTA; encoded by the coding sequence ATGCGTGCTGCGCAACTAAAGGCTGTTCTGCCACGGGAGCTGCTGGCTTCCGTGGTCGTGTTTCTGGTCGCCCTGCCCTTGTGCATGGGCATCGCCATTGCTTCGGGATTACCACCGGCCAAAGGCCTGATCACCGGGATCATCGGTGGGCTGGTCGTGGGCTGGCTCGCGGGTTCGCCACTGCAAGTCAGCGGTCCGGCGGCGGGTCTGGCTGTTCTGGTGTTCGAACTGGTGCGCCAGCACGGCATCGACATGCTCGGGCCGATTCTGCTGCTGGCGGGTTTTCTGCAATTGGTCGCCGGACGTTTGAAGCTGGGCTGCTGGTTTCGGGTAACCGCGCCGGCGGTGGTTTACGGCATGCTCGCCGGGATTGGTGTGCTGATCGTGTTGTCACAGATCCATGTGATGCTCGATGCCGTGCCCAAACCGTCGGGGCTGGATAACCTCGCGGCCTTTCCGGCTGCCGTGGCGCAAGCCTTGCCTTCATTTGGCTGGCAAGCCGGTCTGCTCGGGCTCGCGACCATAGCGGTGATGTACCTGTGGGAAAAACTGCGCCCACATTCCCTGCGTTTCATTCCGGGAGCGCTGTTGGGCGTAGGCCTGGCGACTATCGCCAGCCTGATGCTCGCCTTGCAGGTCAAACGCGTGGAAGTCCCGGCCAATCTGGCGGAAGCCATCGACTGGCTGAAACCGGCGGACTTGCTCAATCTTGCTGACCCGACCTTGCTGATCGCCGCGTTCGCTGTCGCCTTCATTGCCAGTGCCGAAACCCTGCTGTCTGCCGCTGCAGTGGACCGCATGCACAGCGGTCAACGCTCGGACTTCGACCGGGAATTGTCGGCCCAGGGTGTTGGCAACATGCTCTGCGGCCTGCTCGGTGCACTGCCCATGACCGGCGTGATCGTACGCAGCTCGGCCAACGTGCAGGCCGGCGCCACCACGCGAATGTCGGCGATATTCCATGGCCTGTGGCTACTGGCGTTCGTGCTGCTGTTGTCGAGCGTGCTGCAAAGCATTCCCGTGGCGAGCCTGGCGGGTGTGCTGGTTTACACCGGTTTCAAATTGGTGGACCTGAAAGCCTTCCGCGGTCTGGGCCGTTATGGCCGGATGCCGATGTTCACCTACGCCGCGACGGCGCTGGCGATCATCTTCACCGACTTGCTGACCGGCGTGCTGATCGGCTTCGGTCTGACCCTGGCCAAGCTTGCATGGAAAGCCTCGCGGTTGAAGATCAGCCTGATCGATCTGCCCAGGGACGGCGAAATGGAGTTGCGATTGACCGGGGCCGCGACCTTTCTCAAGGTGCCAGCACTGACTCAGGTGTTGGGGACCATTCCCGCCGGCACGACGGTGCATGTGCCGCTCAATAACCTGAGCTACATCGATCACTCGTGCCTGGAGTTGCTTGAAGAATGGGGTCGAGCCAATGCGGCCAAGGGTTCGACGCTATTGATAGAGGCGCGGGGGTTGAAACGCAGGCTGGAAGGGCGGGTGCGGACTACCACTGGAGTAGGTTCTACGGCCTGA
- a CDS encoding DUF1161 domain-containing protein codes for MKRLALAVICGVLATSAYAAPKDCEELKNEIEVKIQANAVPSYTLEIVSKEEADKHDAAMVVGTCDYGRKAIIYQKNDR; via the coding sequence ATGAAACGTCTTGCCCTGGCGGTTATCTGCGGTGTGCTGGCGACCTCAGCGTATGCAGCGCCCAAAGATTGCGAAGAGCTCAAGAATGAGATCGAAGTGAAGATTCAGGCGAATGCCGTGCCCTCCTACACGCTGGAAATCGTGTCGAAGGAAGAGGCCGACAAGCATGACGCCGCGATGGTCGTAGGCACGTGCGACTACGGTAGAAAAGCCATCATTTACCAGAAGAACGACCGCTGA
- a CDS encoding HAD family hydrolase: protein MHYQTVLFDLDGTLTDPREGITRSIQFALSKLGIDEPDLTRLEHFIGPPLLQAFMQFYDFDEPKAWEAVNFYRERFKVTGLYENRVFDGVTPLLETLGGQGRQLYIATSKPWIFAREIARHFDFAKHFKVIYGSELDGTRTNKVELIAHLMAEEGLDPASTLMIGDRKHDLIGARSNGLDAAAVGYGFGSREELSAEAPTYHFETLDEMHQAFLQR from the coding sequence ATGCATTACCAAACCGTTTTGTTCGACCTCGATGGCACCCTGACCGATCCACGCGAGGGGATCACCCGCTCGATCCAGTTCGCCCTGAGCAAACTGGGAATCGACGAGCCCGACCTGACCCGACTCGAACATTTCATCGGCCCGCCGTTGTTGCAGGCGTTCATGCAGTTCTACGACTTCGATGAGCCCAAAGCCTGGGAGGCGGTAAACTTCTATCGCGAGCGCTTCAAGGTCACAGGACTCTATGAAAACCGCGTGTTCGACGGTGTCACGCCACTGCTGGAAACTCTCGGCGGGCAAGGGCGCCAGCTGTACATCGCGACCTCCAAGCCGTGGATCTTCGCCCGGGAAATCGCCCGGCACTTCGACTTTGCCAAGCACTTCAAAGTCATTTACGGCAGCGAACTGGATGGCACGCGAACCAACAAAGTCGAGCTGATCGCCCACCTGATGGCCGAAGAAGGCCTGGACCCGGCCAGCACCCTGATGATCGGCGATCGCAAACATGACCTGATCGGCGCACGCAGCAACGGGCTGGATGCGGCGGCGGTGGGTTATGGTTTTGGCAGTCGGGAAGAGCTGAGCGCAGAAGCGCCGACTTATCACTTTGAAACGCTGGATGAGATGCATCAGGCGTTTTTGCAACGCTAG
- a CDS encoding YheV family putative zinc ribbon protein: MSEGPVKTKKRFIAGAVCPACSVPDKLMMWSEDDVPHRECVGCGYSDTLNEQGQSVPKELGTRVNVSALKVPDAKVQAVQFFPNPKLKKKPDEQH, translated from the coding sequence ATGAGTGAGGGGCCTGTGAAGACGAAAAAACGCTTCATCGCCGGGGCAGTCTGCCCGGCCTGTAGTGTGCCGGACAAGTTGATGATGTGGAGCGAAGACGATGTCCCGCATCGCGAATGCGTGGGCTGCGGGTATTCGGACACGTTGAATGAACAAGGCCAGTCCGTGCCCAAGGAATTGGGGACGCGGGTCAATGTTTCGGCGCTGAAAGTGCCGGACGCCAAGGTTCAGGCCGTACAGTTTTTCCCGAACCCGAAGCTGAAGAAAAAGCCTGACGAACAGCACTGA
- a CDS encoding gamma carbonic anhydrase family protein, with protein sequence MTLRKYQNHTPLLGKGAFVDSSAVVIGDVEIGDDSSVWPLTVIRGDMHRIRIGARTSVQDGCVLHITHAGPFNPDGFACLIGDDVTIAHKVMLHGCSVGSRVLIGMGSIVMDGAVVEDDVIIGAGSLVPPGKRLASGFLYVGSPVKQIRPLTDKEQAFFTYSAANYVKLKDLHLAEGYDQI encoded by the coding sequence GTGACCCTTCGCAAGTATCAGAACCACACGCCACTGCTGGGCAAAGGCGCTTTTGTCGACAGCTCGGCGGTGGTGATCGGCGACGTCGAAATCGGCGATGACAGCTCCGTTTGGCCGCTGACGGTGATCCGCGGCGACATGCACCGCATCCGCATCGGCGCGCGCACCAGCGTGCAGGACGGCTGTGTGCTGCACATCACTCACGCCGGGCCGTTCAATCCTGATGGCTTTGCGTGTTTGATCGGTGATGACGTGACTATCGCGCATAAAGTCATGCTGCACGGGTGCAGCGTGGGCAGCCGGGTGCTGATCGGCATGGGCAGCATCGTCATGGACGGCGCTGTGGTCGAGGACGATGTGATCATCGGTGCCGGCAGCCTGGTGCCGCCAGGCAAACGCCTGGCAAGCGGCTTTCTGTATGTGGGCAGCCCGGTGAAACAGATCCGTCCGCTGACGGACAAGGAACAGGCCTTTTTCACCTACAGCGCGGCGAACTACGTGAAGCTCAAGGACCTGCATCTGGCTGAAGGCTACGACCAGATCTGA
- the prlC gene encoding oligopeptidase A, which produces MSVNNPLLQSYDLPPFSAIRAEHVQPAIEQILADNRAAIIEILKTQGKQPTWAGLVLAMDELNDRLGAAWSPVSHLNAVCNSAELREAYESCLPALSAYSTELGQNRELFEAFEALANSPEAAGFDVAQKTILEHSLRDFRLSGIDLPEAEQKRYAEVQSKLSELGSRFSNQLLDATQAWTKHVTDEAALAGLTDSAKAQMAAAAQAKGLEGFLITLEFPSYYAVMTYAHDRALREEVYAAYCTRASDQGPNAGQNDNGPVMEEILDLRQELARLLGFASFSELSLATKMAESSDQVLSFLRDLAKRSKPFAAQDLEQLKAYAAEQGCPDLQSWDSGFYGEKLREQRYSVAQEALRAYFPIDKVLSGLFAIVQRLYGIEIAEQKGFDTWHPDVRLFEIKENGQHVGRFFFDLYARANKRGGAWMDGARDRRRTAVGALQNPVANLVCNFTPADSGKPALLTHDEVTTLFHEFGHGLHHLLTRVEHAGVSGINGVAWDAVELPSQFMENWCWEPEGLALISGHYETGEPLPQDLLEKMLAAKNFQSGLMMVRQLEFSLFDFELHATHGDGRSVLQVLEGVRDEVSVMRPPAYNRFPNSFAHIFAGGYAAGYYSYKWAEVLSADAFSKFEEDGVLNPETGRAFREAILARGGSQEPMVLFVDFRGRAPSIDALLRHSGLSEDAAA; this is translated from the coding sequence GTGAGCGTGAACAACCCTCTTTTGCAGTCCTACGACCTGCCGCCGTTCTCGGCGATCCGCGCCGAACACGTGCAACCGGCCATTGAACAGATCCTGGCTGACAACCGCGCCGCGATTATCGAGATCCTCAAAACCCAGGGCAAACAACCGACCTGGGCCGGCCTCGTGCTGGCGATGGACGAACTCAACGATCGTCTGGGCGCGGCCTGGAGCCCGGTCAGCCACCTGAATGCCGTGTGCAACAGCGCCGAATTGCGCGAAGCCTACGAGTCCTGCCTGCCCGCCCTGAGTGCCTACTCTACCGAGCTGGGCCAGAACCGCGAATTGTTCGAGGCCTTCGAAGCCCTGGCCAACAGTCCGGAAGCCGCCGGTTTCGATGTGGCGCAGAAAACTATCCTGGAACACTCCCTGCGTGACTTCCGTCTGTCGGGTATTGATCTGCCTGAAGCCGAGCAAAAGCGTTACGCCGAAGTGCAAAGCAAATTGTCGGAACTGGGCAGCCGCTTCTCCAACCAGCTGCTCGATGCGACCCAAGCCTGGACCAAGCACGTTACCGACGAAGCCGCCCTCGCCGGTCTGACCGACTCGGCCAAGGCGCAAATGGCCGCCGCAGCCCAGGCCAAGGGTCTGGAAGGCTTCCTGATCACCCTGGAATTCCCGAGCTACTACGCGGTAATGACCTACGCCCACGACCGTGCCCTGCGCGAAGAAGTCTACGCCGCCTACTGCACCCGCGCGTCGGACCAAGGCCCGAATGCCGGTCAGAACGATAACGGCCCGGTGATGGAGGAAATCCTCGACCTGCGCCAGGAGCTGGCGAGACTCTTGGGCTTCGCCAGTTTCTCGGAGCTGAGCCTGGCCACCAAAATGGCCGAGTCCAGCGATCAGGTGCTGAGTTTCCTGCGCGACCTGGCCAAGCGCAGCAAGCCGTTCGCCGCCCAGGATCTGGAACAGCTCAAGGCCTACGCCGCCGAACAAGGCTGCCCGGACCTGCAAAGCTGGGACAGCGGTTTCTACGGTGAAAAACTCCGCGAACAACGTTACAGCGTTGCCCAGGAAGCCCTGCGCGCCTACTTCCCGATCGATAAAGTGTTGAGCGGTCTGTTTGCCATCGTTCAACGCCTGTACGGCATCGAAATCGCCGAGCAGAAAGGCTTCGACACCTGGCACCCGGACGTTCGCCTGTTCGAGATCAAGGAAAACGGCCAGCATGTCGGCCGCTTCTTCTTCGACCTCTACGCCCGCGCCAACAAACGCGGCGGCGCCTGGATGGACGGCGCCCGCGACCGTCGCCGCACCGCTGTAGGCGCACTGCAAAACCCGGTGGCCAATCTGGTGTGCAACTTCACCCCGGCCGACAGCGGCAAGCCTGCGCTGCTGACGCACGACGAAGTGACCACCCTGTTCCACGAATTCGGTCACGGCCTGCATCACCTGCTGACCCGCGTCGAACACGCAGGCGTGTCCGGCATCAACGGCGTGGCGTGGGATGCGGTCGAGCTGCCAAGCCAGTTCATGGAAAACTGGTGCTGGGAGCCGGAAGGCCTGGCGCTGATTTCCGGTCATTACGAAACCGGTGAGCCGCTGCCCCAGGATCTGCTGGAAAAAATGCTCGCGGCGAAGAACTTCCAGTCCGGCCTGATGATGGTGCGCCAGCTGGAATTCTCGTTGTTTGACTTCGAACTGCATGCCACCCACGGCGATGGCCGCAGCGTGCTGCAAGTGCTCGAAGGCGTGCGCGACGAGGTCTCGGTCATGCGTCCGCCGGCTTACAACCGCTTCCCGAACAGCTTCGCGCACATTTTCGCCGGTGGTTACGCCGCGGGTTACTACAGCTACAAATGGGCAGAAGTACTGTCCGCGGACGCATTCTCGAAGTTCGAAGAGGACGGTGTGCTGAATCCCGAAACCGGTCGCGCCTTCCGCGAAGCGATCCTGGCGCGCGGCGGTTCTCAGGAACCGATGGTGCTGTTCGTCGACTTCCGTGGCCGTGCGCCGTCGATTGACGCACTCTTGCGCCACAGCGGCCTGAGTGAGGACGCAGCAGCATGA
- a CDS encoding aminopeptidase: MIRPLPSLGLLDRVLRVLFPGVLFLFINGCTSVSYYGQLASGQLQLLRAREPVSDVIADPARDAKLRAHLAQSQKARTFASQQLHLPDNQSYRLYADIGRPFVVWNVFATPEFSLTPQNHCFPVAGCVAYRGYYSQSAARGEAALLRLQGMDVSIGGVEAYSTLGWFNDPIISSMMGWGDERLATLIFHELAHQRFYVKDDTEFNESFATFVEQEGTRQWRAHRGLAPDNGAEAQRRDQFIQLVLDTRKRLEQLYAQPLTSELMRQRKAAEFERLRAEYRQLRDSQWTGDKRYDAWINAPMNNARLLPFGLYDQWVPAFVALFRQEDGDWVKFYAAVEKLGALPVGERKAALKILAESKISGD; encoded by the coding sequence TTGATCAGGCCGCTTCCAAGCCTTGGGTTACTTGATCGCGTTTTGCGCGTTTTGTTTCCGGGTGTGTTGTTTTTGTTTATCAATGGCTGCACCAGCGTCAGCTATTACGGCCAATTGGCCAGTGGTCAGCTGCAATTGCTGCGGGCGCGGGAGCCGGTTTCCGACGTAATCGCCGACCCGGCTCGCGATGCGAAGTTGCGTGCGCATCTGGCCCAGTCGCAGAAGGCACGGACGTTCGCCAGCCAGCAGCTGCATCTGCCGGATAACCAGAGCTACCGCTTGTACGCTGACATTGGCCGACCGTTCGTAGTCTGGAACGTGTTCGCCACGCCGGAATTTTCCCTCACCCCGCAAAACCATTGTTTCCCCGTCGCCGGTTGCGTGGCCTATCGCGGCTATTACAGCCAGAGCGCGGCCCGTGGCGAAGCTGCATTGTTGCGATTGCAAGGTATGGACGTGTCGATCGGCGGTGTCGAGGCCTATTCGACGCTCGGCTGGTTCAACGATCCGATCATCAGTTCGATGATGGGTTGGGGCGACGAGCGGCTGGCGACCTTGATCTTCCATGAGTTGGCGCATCAGCGTTTTTATGTGAAGGACGACACAGAGTTCAATGAATCCTTCGCCACTTTTGTGGAGCAGGAAGGCACTCGGCAATGGCGTGCCCATCGCGGGTTGGCCCCGGACAATGGCGCCGAAGCGCAGCGGCGGGATCAGTTCATTCAACTGGTTCTGGACACTCGCAAGCGGCTTGAACAGCTATACGCTCAGCCACTGACCAGCGAGCTGATGCGTCAACGCAAAGCGGCCGAGTTCGAGCGGTTGCGCGCCGAATACCGGCAGTTACGCGACAGCCAATGGACCGGAGACAAACGCTATGACGCCTGGATCAACGCACCGATGAACAACGCCCGGTTGTTGCCGTTTGGTTTGTACGACCAGTGGGTGCCGGCGTTTGTGGCGTTGTTCAGGCAAGAGGATGGGGATTGGGTGAAGTTTTATGCGGCGGTAGAGAAGCTTGGTGCGCTGCCCGTTGGTGAGCGTAAAGCGGCATTGAAAATATTAGCGGAATCGAAAATTTCCGGTGATTGA